The nucleotide window GGGTGAAGAAGCCATGAGCGGAATCATTCCCTCCTCTGCTCCTCTGCCTCTTTGCCCCTCTGCGGTAAAGCTGAGTATTCCAGCGTCATCATTCCCGCGAAGCGTCGAGGACTTCGATTTTGCCGCAGAGGGGCAAAGGGGCGGAGAAAATTCAGGAATCTAAAATCAGAAATCCTCCATGAATCTCACCCTTCATCATTCGCTCAAAGACCTGCGCTGGCTGTGGCCGCGGGTGGTGGTGCTCTTGGCGGCGCTAGTCTTTGACTATGCGGTGCAGATGGAATGGCTGTGGCCGATGAGTTCGAGGCCGACGATTTCGTTTCCGGCGGCGCTTTGGAGTGTGCCAATGTGGATCATCGCGTGGTGGGTGCTGCTCAGCGTGCCGCCGGAGGATGGAGGGCTGGCGTTTCGGAGCACGAGGCCGGTTTCGCGGCTGCATTATTGGCTGTCGCGGATTTTGACAGGCGCGGTGGCGGTGATGCTGCCGATGGTGATCGAGAATGCAGCGGTGCTGTTGGCCTACGGTCGTCCGTGGGCGGATGTGGGGCGCGGGGTGTTAGAAACAGGCCTCGCGGTGGCGGTGAGCATGCTGTGGCTGCTGCCGGCGGGGACACTGTTTCGCGGCTGGGAGAAGTATGTAGCGCTGGTGCTGTTTATCTATTGCGGCTTCGATGGAGGGCCGACATGGATTTTTAAGTGGCTGCACATGCCGTATCGCGAGGCGTGGATGTTCATGTGGTATGATTCGAGCCTGACGCTGCGCAGTAGTGCCATTGCTGGGGTGCTGGTGTTGCTATTTGCGTTCTTGCACTCGCGCAGGCCGATAGGGCGGCTGATGCGATTGGCGGTGCCGGTGGTGATGGGGATGATCTGGACGCTTCCGGCGATGTTTCCGTCTTTTCCGAGTGCGATAGAGGCTGCGCAGGATGAGGCGCTGGTGAAAAAGCTGACGCAGGATCGTGTCGTGCGCGTGGAGGCGGATCGAGTGGTGGTCAACAAAGGCGGCAAAGGGCTTGAATTGAAGACACGCATTGAGTTTGGGGAACTGCCGCCAGGGATTGTGCCGGTTTGGCAAGTGGAGAAGCGGCGGATGATGCAGGATGGAAAAGAACTGCCGGATTTGGCGGAGGTGCGGCTGGATTCGTTCTCTGATGCGACTGACATTGCCTACCTTCCGTTTTGGAAGCCGCTGGTGGATCATGTGCCAGGCGCATGGGCAGCTGACACGCTGACGAATGCTCGATTGGATGGCAGGACGCGGCTGGCGACGCTTTCGCTGAAGGTGGATGCGCTGAAGCCGATCACGATGGAATTGGAGCTTTCGGCGCAGTGGGCGCGGTTACGAGAGCTGGGGCGCATGCCTTTGAAGAATGGTGCGGTGATTCGCACGCCACAGAGCGAGATCGAGGTGCTGGAGGTGATCGCTGGCATGGACAATCGCGGTAACGAGAGGCGTGTCGCGCTGACTTTGAAGCTACGGGAGCGGCATGTGACCTTTGGTCGTCGGAACGCGGTGTTTCCCTTCATGCCGCATCTTTGTCTGTATGCGCCGGAGAAGCGGCTGCTGTGGCAGCAAGCATCCGATGGAGCGCGGTTTGAGCGTGGCACGAATCACGGCTGGAGCACGTTTCACCGCGAGATCACCTTTCTTTACGGCGTGCTGGAGCTAGGCACGGGTGTGACGAAGGAGAATCTGGAGCAGCAGGAGCTGATCTGGATCGGTGGTGAGTTCCTCGGCAGTTCACGGCATGAGGTGAAGGTGGAGAATGTGGTGTTGGGCGAGCAGTGGCGTGAAAAAGACCAGTGGCCGAAGATGCCGGTGTCGCTAACGCCGAAGAATCCGCGTGAGGCTTTTCTGGAGCATGTGAAGAGCATCCCGCAACCTGCGGAGACGGCGACGAAGGCAGAAGTCGAGCGATACATCGCGGCGGTGTATGCGGCGGATGTTGTTTTTGAGCATCGAGAAGACTTGGATGGAAATCACGAGCCGAAATGGCCGGGGAATGACCTGGAGGTGGCGGAGATCGTCGCGCCTTATGTGGTGAGGGTGCCAGAAGTGCTTTCGAGGTCATCGAAGAAAGGCATGAGTGGTGTGCATGGCTTCATCGACTGCGTGATGGGGGAGGCGCTGCTGCTCAAGAAGGTGCCTGGAGTAACCCGTGAGAAGGGAGAGGTGTATGCTCTTTATGCCGCAGGACGGACCGACCCAGTGAATCCTGAAATACGTCATGGCAAACAATGGCCTCTGAGACTGGCTTTTGCCGGGACGGTGGAGAAGCAGATTGAGGCTGTGCAGACCTGTTTGCGCTCAGGCAGTGACGAAGCGTTGTGGAGTCTGGAAGTGAAGCCCGCCATTTCCGACGAAGAGGCTTGGGGAGATTTCCAAAAAAGACTCGGGTCGGTTCATTTGCGCTACCTTTCACAGAGGTCAGGCTATCAGGAGCGAGTGGCGGCTTTGACGAGAGAAGCTTTTTCGGCGCTGCCGCGTGTGACTCAACCAGAACAGCATCAACGTGGCATCTTGGAAGCCGCAGTGGCGTTGGGGGATGTGAATGCGTTGGACAGGATACTGCGCGGACTTGCACTGCTGGAATCACAAGACCATGAGGAAAATCAGCGGCTGGAGTCGGCTCATTCGGCCATTTTTGGACTGAGTGAAGAGAAGACGAATTACAAGACGCTGAAACAGTTTGGCCAGCGGTGCCAGCACTTGAGCGTGAAGGATTTTCGATACGACGCGGAGAAGATGCGCTGGGAACTCAACGCGGAGGCAAAACCATGAGGAGAACACCAATGAAACAGCAAGATAGGGGATGGAGCATTCTCAGGCGCGGCAGCGTCGTGGAGTGCGGTGGCAAGCGTCAGCGCGACACCGCTGTCGTGTGCTGGACGGAGTTCTTGGTGAGGAGAGCGTCTTTCCCGCTCTCGACAGCGGTGTCGGCGATGCGCGGCTGCGCCCGCGCATCTTTGCCACCGCACTCCACGACGCTGCCGCGTGCTCGTTACATTCTGAGCGAAGGAGGTATGGCATGAATACGAAGGCATCATTGGGGTTTTGGAGCCGGGCGAGGCATCAGTTCATGCACGAGTGGCGTGCGCAGTGGGGGCTGGTGGTCGTGTGGGTGGGATTGCTCGTGGCGCAGTGGTGGCACTGGAGTGCGGAGGCGGAGTGGCGGCTCCCGATGCCGGGGGCGCTGCCGGGGCTGCTGGCGCTGCTGATCGTGGTGCGCTCGGCACGGGCAGATGCGCCGGGGAATGTGGAAATAGCCTCGCACACGCGTCCTGTTGGCCGTGGGGCGATCTGGGCGGGCAAGGTGGCGTTTTTGATGCTGGCGCTGCTTTTGCCGTGGATCGTGCGCGGGGTGCCGCAAGGTTACGAAATGGGTTTTGGTGTGCTGGAGTGGCTTGGAGTGCTGTTTGGGTGGTTTTTGCCTGCGATGACGATTGGCAGTTTGGCGGCTTCTTGTGCCGCTGCGGGCGATTCGGGGCGCAAAGCGGTGATTTGGGGGCTGGCGGGCTTTGCGGTGTTCTTGACGCTCTTTTTTCTTTTTGACCCGATCTCACGCCATGATGCGAAACATGGCGCATGGACGGTGGCGAGTGTGCTTTGGAGTATGACAATGCTCTTCGTGTGGTGGCGAATGAGTTTGCGACGGGATTGGGTGAAGTATTTGGTGAGTGGTGTGGTGCTGGCGGTGCTGGTGGTGATGTTTTGGCGGTATGATTGGCGTGAGGTGCCGCCAAGGGCGTTCACGGAGGCGAAGCTGGCACTGCATGTGGGCGAGAAGCCGGATGCGAATGCACAGGAGCTTTGGGCGGGGCTGTTTGTGACCGGTTTACCACCGGATCATGTGGTGAGCATACTGGAGTGCGGACGCTTCTCTGACTACCTCTACGGAAAGAAGAATGAGAATGCGCGGAAGCACTGGATGACGCAGGCGCACACGCGGGCGCTGCTGCCGCATTATCCTGCGGGTTCGCTGTGGCATGGGAATGTGGATTTGGATGAGCGGGAGGCTTTGAAGAAGTATCTCGACGAGGACCCCAAGTCGCCATTGCGGGTGAAACTGGCGGTGCAGCGGATGGAGCGGGTGCTCTCGATGCCGATGAAGCAGCGGAAGCGTCAAAGCGTGATCCTGGAGGCTGGGCGGAGGTTGGAGTTTGGCGTGCGCAGCTTGAATGATGAGCAGAAGCTCTCGCTATGGGCGCGGCTGCATGAGTTTTACCCGGATGTGCTGCCGAGAGCAGAGTTTGCGCGTTTGAGGCCGTGGAATGGCGCGGTTCCAAAGGCGAATTTTTTGGCACTGCTGCATTCACCCTCGCTGCAGGAGGTGCGGACGGCGTGTGAAGGGGACTGGAGCTCGTTGTTTTATCAAATCGGCGAGCCTAAGGATTTTTCGTTCACGCATCCGAGGCCGCAGATGGACATCGCGGGGCTGACTTTGGAGGACTGGCTCGCAGATTCGGTGCTGGACCTATGGTGGCCGCGTGAGTGTGGCGTAGTGGAGCTGACGCTGAGCGCGGAGGAGCTGCGGCGATTGCTGGAGAAGAAGTAGGCGCGGCGGGCGTTTTCTGCGACTTCATGATGAAACGACTGTCTATTCTTCTCGCCTGTGATTCCAAGGCGCAGGGCACCTTGGGAATGGGACAGCTATTTCAAAATGGATCGCGACTTTTTCTTTAATTATGGTGCCTCATTCCATCCTGATTCTCGGTGGCGGTTGTTTCGGACTCACTGCGGCACTGGAGCTGCGCTCGCGGGGCTGGTCGGTGACGTTGATGGATCAAGGAAGGCTCCCACAGCCAGATGCGGCATCTACAGACATCAGCAAGGTCGTGCGCATGGATTACGGCGTCGATGCTCAGCACACGGCGATGGGGCTGGCCTCTATCGAAGGCTGGAGACGCTGGAATCGTGCTTGGGGCATGGATTTGTATCACGAGGATGGCTTCCTGGTCATGTCGCGGGAAGAAATGCGGCCTGGCAGTTTCGAGCATGATAGTTTTCACTATCTGATGGCTCAGGGGCATGCGCTGCGGCGTATGAATGCCTCAGGGCTTCGTCAGCAGCATCCCGCATGGAATGCTGAGGCCTATGTGGATGGTTATTTCAATGCAGTGGGCGGCTGGGTAGAGAGTGGGCGAGCGATCGCGCAGCTGGCTCGCGATGCCCGGAGTGCTGGTGTGGTGATTCACGAAGAGGTGAAGGGAGCGAGGCCGATATTCCAAGCTGGGCGCTGCATCGGTATTGAGTCTGCGAGCGGCGAGGTTTGGAGTGCGGACTTGGTTTTGGTCGCTACGGGTGCTTGGACGCCCGAGGTGCTGCCGCACCTTCAAAAAGTCATTCGGGCGACGGCGCAGACGGTTTTTCACTTTCAGCCCGCACAGCCAGAAAAGTGGTGTGCGCCGCATTTTCCGGTCTGGGGAGCAGACATAGCCAAAACGGGCTGGTATGGATTTCCGGCAAATGCGGATGGTATCGTCAAAGTGGCCAATCATGGCCCTGGACGGCCTGTTTTGGCCTCAGAGCCGCGAACGCTGCCGGATGGCGAGGAGGAGCGTTATCGGGCGTTTTTGCGTGACACCTTTCCGGCTCTCGCTGAGGCTCCTGTGCATAGTCACCGCGTGTGTTTGTATTGTGACACCTTCGATGGCGCTTTTTGGATCGACCATGATCGCGAGCATGCGGGGCTGGTCGTTGCAGCGGGGGATTCGGGCCATGCTTTCAAGTTCACGCCGGTGCTAGGCGGGATCATTGCGGATGTGGTCGAGGGCAAGGCCAATGACTGGAGCGCGCGCTACCGCTGGCGTGAGCCTACGGTGTCCACGGGTGATGGTGCGAGAGCATCTCACTCGTAAAGGCGGAAGAGGCCGCTGTGATCGAGATCGCCATGGCCTTTCTCATGGACGAATTTTTCCCACTGCTGGAGAGAGTTCCGCAGCGTGGGTGAGTCGAGTCCTGCGCTATCTGCTAGCTCGCACATGAGCCGCACATCTTTGAGCTGGAGCACGGCGCGGCCTCCTGGAGCGAAGTCACGGCGCACCATGCGGTCACCATGCAGATCGAGGATGCGACTTTCTGCAAAGCCGCCGAGCAGGGCCTTGCGCACGAGTGCGGAATCCACGCCCGAGAGCTCGGCGAGGCGTAGCGCCTGGGCCACGGCGTCGATGGTTTGAGCCACGATGAGTTGATTCGCGAGCTTGGTTACTTGGCCACTGCCAGCGGGGCCCATGTGGGTGATGTTTTTGCCCACGGTCTGAAAAATGGGCAGCGCACGCTGAAAGTCTGCCTCCGAGCCGCCAGCCATGATGGTCAGCGTTGCGGCCTCTGCGCCGACTTGGCCGCCGGAGACGGGTGAATCGACCCAATGCACACGCTCGGCGAATTTCCGCGTCTGGGGCACGCCGGTGGTGCCGAAATCGACAATCAGCGCCTCTGGATGCAGTCCCTCATGCAACCCACCTGTGCCAAAGACGACTTCTTCGACGACTTCGGTGGTGGTGAGATTGATGCAGATGACTCCTGGACCGATCTCGCGTGCGAGCTCGGGCAAGGATGCGGCGCGGCGCATGCCCAGGGCTGCGGCAGCCTGTGCGGGGGCCTCACTGCGATTCCACACCACGATTTCTGCTCCTGCGGCATGGAGGTGGCGTGCATTGGCACGGCCCATGTTGCCGAGGCCGACGAATCCGATTTTTTGTCCAGTGAGTTGGGGTTTGTTCATGCTGAAGGAATGAGGGTGGGAGGCATTTTATCGAAGGGATAACGCTTGGTGTCCATGAAAGTGACTCCTGCTTTGACGAAAAGGTGAACTGCACTATCTGCATGCCAGCCACCCCTGATGGATACCCAACCACCGCCCCCAGAGCCAAAACGCGGCATGCTCTACCGCATGTTTGTCAGCATCGTGTTGGCACTGGTGCGCTCGGTTTACCGTGTGAAAACCATCCATGCAGAGCGTGTGCCGCCAGGTGGCGGCGTGCTCATGCTCTCGAATCACGTCAGCTATGTCGATGCCATGGTGCTGGCGTCCGCATGTCCGCGCATGGTCCGCTTTGTCATGTGGGATGTGCTTTATAAGATCTGGTGGATGAATGGCTTCCTGCGCCTCGTCGGCACGGTGCCCATTTCACCTACACGGGCAAAGGATGCCGTGCGCAGCGTGGCAGAGGCGCTGAAGGGGGGCGGTCTGGTCTGCCTTTTCCCCGAGGGCCAGATCACACGCCACGGCATGGTCAATGAGCTACGCAAAGGCTACGAACTCATGGCACGCCAGGGCTCTGCCCAAGTGCTCCCGGTGTGGCTGGATGGGCTCTATGGTAGCATTTTTTCCTTTCAAGGTGGGCGCTTCTTCAAGAAACGGCCTGCGCATCTGCGCTATCCCGTCACGGTGCTCTTCGGTGAGCCGATCGATGCCCGCGCGGCGGATGTGGCGACGCTGCGCAGCGCCATGCTAGCCCTTTCTGCACAGGCGATGATGCTGCGCACGGATTGGCGGCCTGATAGCACGCGTCGGAGTGCCATTGGCCTGCGTGACGCAGAGTGGTATCGCCCAGGTGATGTGTTTTGGTGCCTAGAGCCGCAGGGCAGCGTGATTCACGGCATCGTGCATGATCTGGCGCATCTGCTACCTGGAGTGAAAATCATCACGGAAGCCGCCCAGGCCGCCGGAGCCCCCATCGTGGCTTTTTGCTCACCGGAGAGCCTTTCCCGCATCACCGACACGGAGCGACTCATCTTCTGCTGGGATGCAGATGCCGCACGCATCACAGAGCTGAATGATGCACGCCTACTCCGTGGCTATTGGGATGCCGCCAGTGGCTTGTTACTCAGCACAGAGGTCCCCACGCCGCCGATGCCCGTGGGTGAAGAGGCACTGCAAAAAGGCCGCAAGCCCGCCACGCTCGGTCGCCTGCTCCCAGGGCTCGCGCTCGACTCACTGACCGCAGCATGCACGCTCGATGCAGAGGGCTTTGTCGTGATCAAAGCGTGAGATGAGGCGGACTGAGCGCGATTTTTCGCCAGCTACTTCTTCTTCAGAATCTGCGCCACGAACCCACTCACCGCCTTCGTCGCTGCATCGCCTTCGGTGCCGAGATTGGCATTGATGCGGGTGTGATTGGTCTCTTTCCCGCCAAAGACCGTCACGGGGATTCCAGCCTCCTTCAAAACCGCACCGAGCCGCTGTGCCTGCGCGGAGTTATCCGGGTGATCCGCCACGTGCAGGATGAAAAAGGGCGGGATGTGCTTCCCCGCCGCCACATGGGTCACCGCAGAAAAATCCAGGTGCTTCGCCGGATCATTGCCGAACTTCTCCCGGTGCCCAAACTTCGCCTGCGGCTGGTGGTGCACCCGCCGCCGTGTTTCAGCGACCTCGATGATCGCCGGGATGTCATACGTATCGCCATCCACTGGCAGGCAGCCGATCAGATCCACAAAGGACACGCCCACGGCCTTCAGATAGCGATCATCCGCGCAGAGAATCGTCGCAAGCTGCGCCCCAGACGAATGCCCACCCACCAGCACCCGCTTTGGATCACCGCCATACTCCGCGATGTGCTGATGCATCCATCCAAAAGCCTTCGCCACATCGCCAATGAGCGTCCCCATGTCCACCTCCGGCAGCAGCCGGTGATTGATCGAGACAAACACAAACCCCTGCCCAGTGAACCACGTCGGCTTCTCCTGCACATTGGCCTTATCCCCCGTCTGCCACCCACCGCCATGGATCCAAAACACCACCGGCAAATTCTTCGCCCCCGCTGGCGCATAAATGTCCAGCACATGCCGCGCATGCCCATTCTCGACATACGGGATGCTCCTCTTCATCTCCAAAGCGGAAGCTGAAGTGGCAAAGAGTGCGACGCAGGCGAAGAGAAGGCGTTTCATGGCTGCAAAGTAACGCTGATCACGTCTAGGCTCATTCATCTTCACCGATACGGCTCCTTTCGTTTCTCAGCCGCATCAATGGCAGCTTTGAGTTCTTGTTTGATCTGATCATCACTTTCACCTCCCAGACGCTTCTTTAACCATTCAAGGTCATCCCTGCTAACCACCCAGTCGAGCTTATCCACCGCAGCCATTCGCACATCATGTTCCTCGTCATCGAGGCCATTTTTCAGGATGTTCACTGCCTCTTTGTTTTTCAAAAAATGCGCATGATCAAAGCCTACCACCCGAATTCTTGGAGAAAGATGTGAGCACGCCTTCTTGACTGAGTCGGTAAAGACTTGGCTTTCGTGGTCAACATTCTCCCAAAGAAACTCTAGCTCCAATTCCCCCATCTCACCTACTGGCTCCTCAAGCAACCTCTTCATGCGCATCACCAACATCTGCTCTCTTTGTGGATACTCATACTCTTCAAGTACCTGGGTGCTGTATAGTTGAATCAGCCCTGGCTCGCTATATCGAGCCAGAATGGGGTCAAGCAAACGTGGCTCACTTGTATCCAAATCCGCAACGGAGGCAGCGATGCGCGTCCAAGTGGTCCAATCATTGCCCTTCGCTGTTTTAGCATTGGTGATGAAAATGTCCGTGATTGCCCTCAATTCACCCGGCATAACATCCTTCTTTTCCTTCTCTTGTGCCTTGTCAGATTGCCAGTAATCCAGCCGGCTTTCAGCCCAGGCAGCTGATCCGGCCTTTGGAGGCAACTCTTTCCAACTTTGCCCATCTTCCTGAAACTGCTCGAACACGCCCCCTTTGAAACTGATCCTTAAAGTTGTCTGGACCCCCGAGCCATCGCGCCGCCACTCGTCTGCAACATACTCCAAAACATCCCCATCAACACGCGTCGGCTCCCCAAACAGCGCCTTCACCTCTGTCATTGTACTCCCACGTTCCAACCAGGCAGCAAGCCCGTCGATGCCTCTTTTCTCTTTCGAAAGCGCCTGCCACTCCGC belongs to Verrucomicrobiaceae bacterium and includes:
- a CDS encoding NAD(P)-dependent oxidoreductase — protein: MNKPQLTGQKIGFVGLGNMGRANARHLHAAGAEIVVWNRSEAPAQAAAALGMRRAASLPELAREIGPGVICINLTTTEVVEEVVFGTGGLHEGLHPEALIVDFGTTGVPQTRKFAERVHWVDSPVSGGQVGAEAATLTIMAGGSEADFQRALPIFQTVGKNITHMGPAGSGQVTKLANQLIVAQTIDAVAQALRLAELSGVDSALVRKALLGGFAESRILDLHGDRMVRRDFAPGGRAVLQLKDVRLMCELADSAGLDSPTLRNSLQQWEKFVHEKGHGDLDHSGLFRLYE
- a CDS encoding 1-acyl-sn-glycerol-3-phosphate acyltransferase, which encodes MDTQPPPPEPKRGMLYRMFVSIVLALVRSVYRVKTIHAERVPPGGGVLMLSNHVSYVDAMVLASACPRMVRFVMWDVLYKIWWMNGFLRLVGTVPISPTRAKDAVRSVAEALKGGGLVCLFPEGQITRHGMVNELRKGYELMARQGSAQVLPVWLDGLYGSIFSFQGGRFFKKRPAHLRYPVTVLFGEPIDARAADVATLRSAMLALSAQAMMLRTDWRPDSTRRSAIGLRDAEWYRPGDVFWCLEPQGSVIHGIVHDLAHLLPGVKIITEAAQAAGAPIVAFCSPESLSRITDTERLIFCWDADAARITELNDARLLRGYWDAASGLLLSTEVPTPPMPVGEEALQKGRKPATLGRLLPGLALDSLTAACTLDAEGFVVIKA
- a CDS encoding alpha/beta hydrolase — encoded protein: MKRLLFACVALFATSASALEMKRSIPYVENGHARHVLDIYAPAGAKNLPVVFWIHGGGWQTGDKANVQEKPTWFTGQGFVFVSINHRLLPEVDMGTLIGDVAKAFGWMHQHIAEYGGDPKRVLVGGHSSGAQLATILCADDRYLKAVGVSFVDLIGCLPVDGDTYDIPAIIEVAETRRRVHHQPQAKFGHREKFGNDPAKHLDFSAVTHVAAGKHIPPFFILHVADHPDNSAQAQRLGAVLKEAGIPVTVFGGKETNHTRINANLGTEGDAATKAVSGFVAQILKKK
- a CDS encoding HEAT repeat domain-containing protein, which codes for MKKTFFTLCVWFLALATASAVFSAPKSFQERLALIKANPNSPFGASSLEALEQQEGRKLTAEERAAFETKDTGAWKTYEDEFLRFEHPDHSLFSVTVLGDQKSNRIQVVGGVASMADNSFERAYHLKVGSLYYGVIFVREADWFDEGICLCGPIAFKKCVQEDGTALEFSLLEGGQVKKVQALGGKHRAILFEWTHSVVPQSAYARLGASLRFKKKSSRTLAEWQALSKEKRGIDGLAAWLERGSTMTEVKALFGEPTRVDGDVLEYVADEWRRDGSGVQTTLRISFKGGVFEQFQEDGQSWKELPPKAGSAAWAESRLDYWQSDKAQEKEKKDVMPGELRAITDIFITNAKTAKGNDWTTWTRIAASVADLDTSEPRLLDPILARYSEPGLIQLYSTQVLEEYEYPQREQMLVMRMKRLLEEPVGEMGELELEFLWENVDHESQVFTDSVKKACSHLSPRIRVVGFDHAHFLKNKEAVNILKNGLDDEEHDVRMAAVDKLDWVVSRDDLEWLKKRLGGESDDQIKQELKAAIDAAEKRKEPYR
- a CDS encoding FAD-dependent oxidoreductase, which encodes MVPHSILILGGGCFGLTAALELRSRGWSVTLMDQGRLPQPDAASTDISKVVRMDYGVDAQHTAMGLASIEGWRRWNRAWGMDLYHEDGFLVMSREEMRPGSFEHDSFHYLMAQGHALRRMNASGLRQQHPAWNAEAYVDGYFNAVGGWVESGRAIAQLARDARSAGVVIHEEVKGARPIFQAGRCIGIESASGEVWSADLVLVATGAWTPEVLPHLQKVIRATAQTVFHFQPAQPEKWCAPHFPVWGADIAKTGWYGFPANADGIVKVANHGPGRPVLASEPRTLPDGEEERYRAFLRDTFPALAEAPVHSHRVCLYCDTFDGAFWIDHDREHAGLVVAAGDSGHAFKFTPVLGGIIADVVEGKANDWSARYRWREPTVSTGDGARASHS